The DNA region ACCACCAGGCCACCATCCTGCGTAGCAGCTCTACACAGAAATGGGCACTGCCGCAACAGAGCACAGCGGCCCATGACCCTGAGGCCGATCTGGTTCAGGCGCACGGCAGTCTTCGAACCTCCCTCCACAGCATGAACGCTGCTGACCCGAATTCTTCCAAAAGGCGTCTCCATGATCACACAAAACAAATCACCTCATCTTCCAGCCAACGAGAACATGAAAACGTCAGGAGAACAACTCGTCGGTACCAGAACAGAGTGGCATATCACAACAGGGTGGtagtgattttttttttgatgtAACAGGAGGGGATTATCCCCTACTGGATATATTAAGAAAAGAAATAGTTACAACAGGGTGGTAGTGATCGCGGCCATGATAGCAGAACACCATGCGACAGGCTGCTCATTTTGCAAGTACCGGAAGAGTAATCCATAGTTCCATACAGCAAAAGCTCAGTCAAGGTAGAGCTTCACATTGATCCCGTTATCGATCAGTGACTGGACAACGGCCCTAATCTTCCCCTCAAATCTATCCCGCTCCCTCGGCGTGTAGGTGCAGGTGTAGACATCGGCCTCCTTCGCCCTCTCCGCCAGGAAACGGCCCACGGCCAGGCAGGCTGGTATGTCGGACCTCGACTTGAGCGCAGCCTTGATGTCCTTCGAATTGGTCCCGGCGACCGCGACCTGCCTGCACGTCGAACGGTGCGTGAGAGACGCCGAGACGAAGCGCTTGGAAATGAAGACGTCAAGCGTGAAGGGCTCCATGTGCGCGATGGTGCGCTGCTTGAAAGAAATGTGCTTGTGTGGGTTCTTCGATCTCTTTTCCTTCTTGTATGTGTAGGGTCTACTGTTGTCTTCATCCACAAAGTCCTCCACGCCAAAGAAGCTCCTGGAAGAGCTTAAGATCTGGAAAGGGGGGAAACAAATAAACACCTATCAGCAAGCGAATCTTAAAAAGAAATGTAAAACAGCTAGAGAGAAAATACACAATCCAACACCTGCCAGCAAGTGAGTGTGAAAAGGAAAATGCAAAAAAAAGGCATTCAGCAGTAATAATTGCTGAAAGAGAGCCATTTTACTCTGAATTGTGAATTATTGCATCTTTGGTAAGTGAATTGTTTATATAGCGAAACAATGTGCAGCTTATGTGCAATTGTAAAAACCACTGTAAAAGTTCAGTTAAAATAGTCAGAGGAAGCTATAAGCCTTGAGAAATATATGGCATCATTGAAACTGAAAGCTTAAAATGTAATCACGGCAAATGTTGGAATCCAGTCCTGAATTGTTTTCTGGCTTTGTTTTGCGCCAGTTGTGTGACCATTTTTTTTGTTCCTATGTTAATGGATTGGCAGCTCTCTGGCCTATCTTTCCAAAAATAAAAAGGTATCCAGTGCAAATTTTGCAGTAGAAGTTTCAGTATTGCATGTATTCCCAGAAAAAAAAACTATACTGGATGCCCACAGGCTTACGACTAGTTTTGGAGAATGACTTGTATGCATTACCACGTGGACAAAAGGCTTATTGGCACTTGCTCTTTCATCATGTTCACAACCAAAGGTATTATCATCAAACATTATAAAATGGATTAGGTTAGTTCATAGGAGGAATGAGTGGCAGCCAAGCTATTATATTGGCATTTTAGCTAAGAGAGATACATAATATTGACTTTTCATGTCTCAAATCCAATTGCAAGCAAGGCTAATGGGAAATGGAAACTACTGGATGTTGTAAAACTGTTACAATAACACATGCAGAACATTTTTATCCCAAAAATCTTAATAGAAAAGATAAAGAGAAACAGAATTTGCAGCATCGCATCATTCATTATTTGAGCATAACCGTCCTGATGGAAGTGGTGGAGCTAAGAGGTTTTGCTCACTTAAATCAAAGCACACATCTCTCGCAGTTAACTACTAAAACCATTTCAGTCAGCCAATGATCTTGTTACCTGTCCACTGTGAAATCGACTCCAGCATGTATATAGTGCCGGTGCTGGATTTCCTGCTTGGAGCACATGTGCACCTTTCCTCCATGACTGGCTTAAAATGTTCTTCAGCATCTTTACCTCAACTGCAAGCAGTGGCCAGCAGAAAGGGAAACTTCGTAGCCAAGCCTTTATGTTGATCTGTATAAAACAGAAATTCTATTACAGCTGAATTCCTGAAAACTTTTGGAACAATTAAAACCCCATTGGCTTTCTAGAGTTGAATTCAATTCGTCAAATTGGATACAGATTCAGAATCTTTTCCAAGGAATCATTATTTAGATAATGCATCAACGCACTTATGATCTACCTCCCTCACCTGGTTTTTATCTGATTATCCCCAAATCGAGCAGAACAGGCAAATCAACCATTGTCTAGGCAATTAATCTACACAAGGATATTCTGACGCAGGAAAATGGGCTAGATGCTTGTATCTACGGACACAATCTCCACATGAACTACGTCAAAGAAACAAGCAGTAATAGTTTGGATGCACATGAGAATGGAGCCTGGAGGAGGCTGAGCACGATTGGAGAGAGACGGTAGCGGGTGGAGTTGAGTGACGGCGAGGTGTCGGATGAATCTACGGTTTGTAATCGAGGCGGCCGCAGGAACTGTTTGGGGGCTGCGTGGTGGCCCTAGCCGGCGACGGTGGGCTTGGTGCTAGCGGCAGCGGGCTGCAGCTCGGACTCCGGCGTCTACAGGTGCTCTAAACTTAGAGCGGAGCTATGGTGGAGGTGCGAGTATAGACTTGTCTGTGGAGGCAGAGCTAACCTTgatcggcggcgaggagggtcgTGGGGGCGATACGATGGAGCACCTGTCGTTGATGGCGGCGGGGGTGCGGCTTGGTTGCCCCCGCTGTCGCCACTTCAGAGAGGACACCGGGGCCCGGGGAGTACGCCCGGCCATCGCCGGCGACTGCCCAGGGAGAGCGAGCTGGGAGCCTGGAACCGAAAGAGCCAAGAGGGCGctcggcggcgcggctgcgggAGATGGCTCACCGTGGTCCGTGGCAACAACACTGGGACAAGACGGCCACACGGCGGAGGTTTCATCGCCTGTGTGGGCCGTCACTTTGCTGGGCCGTAATGCCCCCGCAGTAAATTAGGCCGGTGTCCTAGGCCTTTAGGCCAGTTCACCAACGTACGGCCGGTCACCTAAACTGGCCGGTGTTCCTGTTCACCGCCACGGAGGCGGGTAACTGGCAGGATAATCGAGGTCGTGCGCACGATTTGATTCAACCCATCACGGAAGGTCCAGAAGCGGCCCACCGCTGATGTCCGCCGCTCGTCACATCCCGACGGCTAGGCTAGGGTTCCAAGGTTGCCTAGATTCCTATGTGTCGGTTATAAAGTGGCGGTGGGAGGTTGTCGAACTGGCGGTGGGGCCGATCGAGACAGCGGCTGGGGCACCACCCAGGGTGGTGGGGATGGCGGCTGGGCAGGGATagtggcggaggagtcggccAGAGTTGGAGAAGAAGGAAGGTTGCGatagcagcggcggcggagacgcCGGGGCAACGCCGGAGCTGGCGAGTGGCGGTGCAGGTGAAGGAGCTCAGCAAGCTAGGTTAGCATCAACGGCGGCGGAGGCACGGAGCAGCGTCGGCAAATGGCGAAGGAGGCGGGGGAGCGGCAGCAGCCCACGAACGGCCGCCGCATGGCTCGCGCCCCGCGTGCCCCCCACGAGGGTAAgtaagggtgcgtttggttggggagccaATTTGAATGGAATGGCTCCATTCCAATTTCTGAGAATGGAGCCGCTCTGTTCTACGTTTGGTAAAGAGAACAGAGCCGCtccattttttgtttggttgaaGAGTGCACTAGAGTAGAACCGTTCCAttctgtgtttggttggagagccaGGTGAGTGTGGTTACCTCCTCCTTTGTTGGGGTGAGCTTACCACCATATTTCAGTTAAAATGCACCATAATTAACTGAGTTTCAACATGACATAATATGCAATATAATTAACTGAGTTTCAAC from Panicum hallii strain FIL2 chromosome 9, PHallii_v3.1, whole genome shotgun sequence includes:
- the LOC112875888 gene encoding uncharacterized protein LOC112875888 isoform X2, coding for MLKNILSQSWRKGAHVLQAGNPAPALYTCWSRFHSGQILSSSRSFFGVEDFVDEDNSRPYTYKKEKRSKNPHKHISFKQRTIAHMEPFTLDVFISKRFVSASLTHRSTCRQVAVAGTNSKDIKAALKSRSDIPACLAVGRFLAERAKEADVYTCTYTPRERDRFEGKIRAVVQSLIDNGINVKLYLD
- the LOC112875888 gene encoding uncharacterized protein LOC112875888 isoform X1, with the protein product MAGRTPRAPVSSLKWRQRGQPSRTPAAINDRCSIVSPPRPSSPPIKINIKAWLRSFPFCWPLLAVEVKMLKNILSQSWRKGAHVLQAGNPAPALYTCWSRFHSGQILSSSRSFFGVEDFVDEDNSRPYTYKKEKRSKNPHKHISFKQRTIAHMEPFTLDVFISKRFVSASLTHRSTCRQVAVAGTNSKDIKAALKSRSDIPACLAVGRFLAERAKEADVYTCTYTPRERDRFEGKIRAVVQSLIDNGINVKLYLD